GTAATACTGGTGGAAACATTGAAATAATTTTTTTCTTAGTTTCTTCTCTTTCATTCTCTCTTGCAAACTCTGCCTTTGCTTTCTCATATATCTCTTTTGGAGTCAGTTTATTTAAAGGCTTTGTAGATATAAACATTCCTAAACTTTCAGCTATACTTTTTAGTGTTTCTGTTGAAAATTCTGCCGTTTTTTCTACTGTATATCCTTGAGATTGTAATTTTTCTATAAATAAACTCAAATCCTGTTTATCCCAAATTTTTCCTATTAGAGTACCAAGTCCTGTTATATTAGCTTCTGTTGCGTCTAAATCATCTATAATACTACAAGCTATTTGTAATTGTTCTTCTGCTGTAAGATTTTTAATTGATTTTATTAGATCATTCTCTTCTGTAAATTCTATTGTTTTTACTCCCTCTGCTCCTGTCAAATCTGCAGAAAATTCTGAAAATGATTTATCTAAATCTTTTAAATGTGGTGGAGCATATCCTAGTATAGCTAAATGATTTGGTACTTTATTTACTCCTATTCCAATAGATAAATTAGGATACTGTTCTTTTATACTTTCTCCAAAAGAATTATAGGTAAATTCTCCTAATAAATATCCTTCTTTATCAACTTCAGTAACCTTACAACTTCCTGCTATAGGAATAGCAGTTATTGGATAGCCTGCATTTTTCCAATCTCCTATATGTCCCGCTGTTATGCAAAACTCTTTTCCTATCCAACTTTTTAAATCATCTACTGTGTAATTACCTTTGACTCCATAATTACCAGCTTTAAAAATTCTCTTAGGCATTTCTTCCTCCTTTTAAATATTCTTTTATTTTCTTTGCATATAATCTTCTTTGACTACTTGAAAACCCTATAAAAGCTCTACCTGGTTTATCTCCCCATGGTGTAGCAATCTTTCTTTTTCTTGTATGAGTTCTCACTTTTTCAGCTCTTCCTCTCCTCTTTCTGATATGTTCCCTTACTGTTTCTTCTACATCTGTTTCTCCTAGTTCTCCTTTTGCAACTGCATACTGTTGATATGCTGCATACTTTTTATTAGTCCCTACTATTGCTGTTTTAGCTGTTGCTTTAGAATTTATGCTTCCCTTCAATGCTCCTGTATCACTCAAAGGTTTTGAAGATCCTTTTCTTCTTCTTGATATTGTGCTTTCTTTTAAAGGTTCCCATTGCTCCCCTTCTGGTGTTTTAGATTGTCTAAATCTCATATCAACCTTGCTTTTCATGTCTTCTGCTATTTCCAGCATTAATGATTGAGTTTTTATAGAAGCATTTTTAAGTTTTTCCATACCTTTTATTACTATACTGGAGTTACTTTTAAACTTTACATTCATAAAATACCTACTTTTTACTTTTATTCATGAAATGTAAAGTTGTTAAAGTTCCTAATACTCCCACTACAATTCCAATAGCTATAAATCCTGCTGCTGTCATGATTATTACCTCCTATATTTTTAATTTTAATTGATTTTTCATTTCTTCAATTTCCTTCTCTTTTTGCTTTATTGCTTTTTTTATTCCTGATACTTGTGTTCCATAAAAATTTCCCATTTTATTTTTAAGATCTTTTATTTCTTTAGTTACTGTTTTAGAAACTGTTAATCCATACTCTTCAAGTTCTTCTCTACTTAATGTAATTCTTTTACTTCTGCATCCATGATGATTAGGTGGAAGATATCTATTCCAAAATGCATGATCTAATGGATAAACTTTTCCATTTAAAATTTGGCATATTTCAGATGTTCTCTCATCATCTATTGCATCATAAAGGCCATAAGGCTTATTCTTTTTATTAAGTTCTTGATTATAGAATGCTCCTGCATTATATAAACTCTGCATATTATTCCTATACACCAACTCTAAATACCATGGACTATCTCCTAATCCAGTTTTATCTAAAATTGTTTTACTAGCTTCTAACCAATCTTTAAATGTTCCTCCATTACTTAAATTATCTAAAAGACTATTATATAGAGTTCTTGTTGTTTCTAATTCCAAACTTCTTTTAATATAGAAGAATGTTTCATTTACTTTTTTAGTAACATCATCTAGATGGTCATATAGAATAGGAAATTTCTTTATAAACCAATTTATCGCTTTGCTAAATGGCAAATTAAAAGGATTTTCCTCATCAGATGAGAATTCCGTCAATGGATTTTCTAATTCATCTATATAGCCTTTTAAATAAGCTATAATCATTTTTTCTTTTAGTTCACTCAAATCAAATGAGAAACTTTCTAAATCATTTATATTTTTTATCTCT
Above is a window of Fusobacterium varium DNA encoding:
- a CDS encoding Mu-like prophage protein gpG; protein product: MNVKFKSNSSIVIKGMEKLKNASIKTQSLMLEIAEDMKSKVDMRFRQSKTPEGEQWEPLKESTISRRRKGSSKPLSDTGALKGSINSKATAKTAIVGTNKKYAAYQQYAVAKGELGETDVEETVREHIRKRRGRAEKVRTHTRKRKIATPWGDKPGRAFIGFSSSQRRLYAKKIKEYLKGGRNA